Proteins encoded in a region of the Lathamus discolor isolate bLatDis1 chromosome Z, bLatDis1.hap1, whole genome shotgun sequence genome:
- the ZBTB7C gene encoding zinc finger and BTB domain-containing protein 7C, which produces MANGIEDLIGIPFPNHSSEVLCGLNEQRHDGLLCDVILIVQDQEYRTHRSVLAACSKYFKKLFTTGTLTDQPYVYEIDFVKPEALSAILEFAYTSTLTITTSNVKHILSAAKMLEIQCIINVCLEIMEPDREAEEEDDKDDEDDDEDEEEEEEEEEEEEEVENFVNQENLTDVQEVSCHQSPSKSDLTEEAYTEAPKDCPNHYPANNSSGHLGVIRDFSIESLLRENLYPKSNIPERRPALSPFAPSFFPHLWNGDFNSFSQLKEPQVDNGPLDLVIKKRKIKEEEEKEDLPPPPFPNDFFKDIFTNTPAAPLGHIKAETEYSAYLNFLSATQFGGVFPPWPLEEERKIKPKASQQCPICNKVIMGAGKLPRHMRTHTGEKPYMCNICEVRFTRQDKLKIHMRKHTGERPYLCIHCNAKFVHNYDLKNHMRIHTGIRPYQCEFCYKSFTRSDHLHRHIKRQSCRIARPRRGRKPAAWRAAGLLFAPGGPPVEKSFVMPPTLEEMSGHLGSTAMCLPGPSPKHFLSGPKSPFSLQELESQFEETQMKLFRRAQLDMERNASIFAFALGHNENLAAQPFFPLPDPWSTGFNGLAGLGHVAPISEASK; this is translated from the exons ATGGCCAATGGCATTGAAGATCTTATTGGGATCCCATTCCCAAACCACAGCAGTGAAGTCTTATGTGGTTTAAATGAGCAGCGGCATGATGGTCTCCTCTGTGATGTCATCCTCATTGTACAGGACCAGGAGTACCGGACCCATCGATCCGtccttgctgcctgcagcaagTACTTCAAAAAACTCTTCACTACCGGCACTTTAACAGACCAGCCCTATGTTTACGAGATTGACTTTGTCAAGCCTGAAGCACTTTCTGCCATCCTCGAGTTTGCCTACACCTCAACCCTCACCATCACCACCTCAAATGTCAAGCACATCCTCAGCGCTGCCAAGATGCTGGAGATCCAGTGCATTATCAATGTATGCCTTGAAATCATGGAGCCtgacagagaggcagaagaggaagatgacAAAGATGAcgaagatgatgatgaagatgaagaagaagaggaggaggaagaggaggaggaggaggaagtggaAAATTTTGTCAATCAGGAGAATCTAACTGATGTCCAAGAAGTAAGCTGTCACCAAAGCCCTTCTAAGTCTGATCTTACCGAAGAAGCATATACAGAAGCACCTAAAGACTGTCCAAATCACTACCCAGCCAACAACTCCTCTGGACACTTGGGCGTGATACGAGACTTCTCCATCGAGTCCTTGCTAAGGGAAAACTTGTACCCTAAGTCGAACATCCCAGAAAGGAGGCCAGCTCTCTCTCCTTTTGCCCCTAGCTTCTTCCCACATCTATGGAATGGAGATTTTAACTCCTTCTCCCAGCTCAAGGAGCCACAAGTAGACAACGGCCCCTTAGATCTGGTGATCAAAAAGAGGAAGAtcaaggaagaggaggagaaggaagaccTGCCTCCACCTCCTTTCCCTAATGACTTCTTCAAGGACATATTTACCAacaccccagcagctcccttAGGGCACATTAAGGCAGAGACTGAGTATAGCGCTTATCTCAATTTCCTAAGCGCTACCCAGTTTGGAGGAGTTTTTCCACCATGGCCCctggaggaagagaggaagataAAGCCCAAGGCGTCACAGCAATGTCCCATCTGTAACAAAGTCATCATGGGAGCCGGCAAGCTGCCCAGACACATGAGGACCCACACAGGAGAGAAGCCGTATATGTGCAATATCTGTGAAGTCCGCTTTACCAG GCAGGACAAGCTCAAGATCCACATGCGGAAACACACTGGGGAGCGGCCATACCTGTGCATCCACTGCAACGCCAAGTTTGTGCATAACTACGACCTGAAGAACCACATGCGCATCCATACCGGCATCCGGCCCTACCAGTGCGAGTTCTGCTACAAGAGCTTCACCCGTTCCGACCACCTCCATCGCCACATTAAGCGCCAGAGCTGCCGCATCGCACGGCCCCGGAGAGGACGCAAGCCCGCAGCATGGAGGGCAGCCGGCTTGCTCTTTGCTCCCGGTGGCCCACCGGTGGAGAAGAGCTTCGTGATGCCACCGACGCTGGAGGAGATGAGTGGCCACCTCGGCAGCACGGCCATGTGCCTTCCTGGCCCCAGCCCCAAGCACTTTCTGAGCGGGCCCAAGTCCCCCTTcagcctgcaggagctggagagcCAGTTTGAAGAAACCCAGATGAAGCTCTTCAGGCGAGCCCAGCTGGACATGGAGAGGAACGCGAGCATCTTCGCCTTCGCTTTGGGCCATAATGAAAACCTCGCTGCCCAacccttcttccccctccctgaTCCATGGAGCACGGGTTTCAACGGCTTGGCAGGGCTCGGCCATGTGGCTCCCATCTCAGAGGCAAGCAAATAA